Part of the Woronichinia naegeliana WA131 genome, GACTTACGTCGTAAGACAAATCAGCCAGGGGTAGAAATCCCTGAAATAACAAAAGAGTTGTTTGAATTACTAGAACCCACAATGTTTACACCATTAAAATATTTACAGGGAACTCATGAGAAAATGATGAGAGATAGGGTATTAAATTTACCAGTAATGGTGGCATTAGTGTTAAGTATAGTGTATCGTCAAATAGCGGGTATAAGTGAAGCGGTAAGACTGTTAGAGGAAGAGGGATTGCTATGGGTAGCATCATTAAAAGTAAGCAAACAGGCAGTATCAAAAAGAATGATGAATGTGCCAGCCGAAATATTTGCAATATTACTAAAAGGAGTGTTAGAAAAAGCAGCCGAAAAAGGGAAGAAGCTCCAAGTAGGAGAAAAATGGGAAAAAATAAGAGAAAAGTTTAGTGCAGTGTGGATAGCAGATGGCTCAACGCTAGAGCAGATAAGGAAAAATATGAAAATAAGTAAAGAAGAAAAGAGTAAATTGGGGGGTAAAATAATGATGGTAGTGGAAGCCTTTACCCAAAGACCCGTTACTTTATGGTACACAGAAAATGATAAATCAAATGATAAAATATGGTGTGAAGAATTGGCAGCTAAATTACCAGAAAATGGTTTAATTCTTGTAGATATGGGATTTTTTAGCTTTGTGTGGTTTGATTTGTTAACAGAAGCTAAAAAGTTTTTTCTAACCAGATTTAGAGCGGGTACATCTTACAAAACCAAACAAGTATTGTCTCAAGGTAGTCATTACAGAGATGAGATTATCATTATGGGAAATTACCGTTCTAATCCTTGCAAGCATCCGGTGAGATTAGTCTCAGTATTATGGGGAACAATCTGGTATCAGTATTTAACAAATGTGTTGTCTCCCGAACAACTGTCCGCCGAAGAGGTCTGTGATTTATATCGAAGACGATGGACAATCGAAGAAGCCTTTTTATTAACGAAAAGACTTTTAGGACTAGCCTATTTATGGGTAGGGAATAAGAATGGTGTCCAAATCCAGATTATTTGCACTTTGATTTTCTATACGGTCTTAAATCAATTGGTAGGGGAAGTGGCGATTGCTCTAAATCAACCGAAAGAAAAAATCTCAGTAGAGATGGTGTTTCGGAGTCTATACTATGTAGCGAAGGCTATTGCTAGAGGAGAAAAGCCTGATACAGTAACCTATCTGGCTGAACGTGCTAAGTTATTTGGTTTGGTCAAAGCTGAGAGAAAGCGACATCGAGAAAAGGCCGCTCTCAATCAACAAATTTGGGAACCCATTCCTTTAAGTTGACACGGATGGTCGCCTATGCCCCCTTTTGTTCCGTGCCGACGCTGACGGGGAGAGGACGACCACGGATTTGGGGGAGTTCGATAAAACTAGAAAAGCTGTTCGCTCTGGCGGCGGACTTTCCGACAGCTAAAGTCTGGCTCTATGGTCAACAAGTCACGGTTTCTTATCAGTGCTTTGAGTTCCACTGGGATAGTCCCCATCAGCTCGTCAAGTTTGTTCTGACCCAATTGCCTAACGGACGACGACTGATTCTGCTTTCTACTGATCTCTGTTTGACTGGACCTGAGATTATTGCCGCTTACGGTCTCCGATTTAAGATTGAAGTCACTTTTCGTCAATTAGTCCATCTTTTGGGCAGCTTTGCCTATCGTTTTTGGCTTAAGAGTCTTCCTACTTTACCTACCTGGCCCAGCAATCTTATCCTCAGTGACTATCCACAAGCTGTTCAGACTCAGATTTTAAACAAGGTAGAAGCCTTTGAGCGTTTTGTTAACCTTAATGCCATTGCTTTAGGGCTACTTCAAATTCTCGCCTTAGAGTTACCCCAGGGGATTTGGGCTAATTTTCCTCGATGGTTTCGGACATTACCATCCCATGGCTACCCTAGTGAACGGATTGCTCAACTAGCCCTTCAACATCAAGCCCAAATGATTTTTCCTCAAAGTCCACCCAGTCTGCTTTTGCCTAAATTCCTTACCGCTAAACTTGCCTCTTCCTCAAGCCCTGATATGCTTACTTTCGTCGCATAGTCATTACCTTATCTGGCATCCATAAACTTCCCACTGTCCAGCTACCGAGTTGTTGTAAATTAAACAGAATCAGACTTTTGTTAGCCAATTGCGGAGATTTTAACCATGCACGCTCTTTCCATTCCCACCTGGATTATCCATGTTTCTAGTGTGATTGAGTGGATAGCCTCGATCGCTCTGGTCTGGAAATATGGTGAAGTCACGATGATAGCTTCAGAATATATATTTTCCTGTCAAGAGAATTATTTCTCAAAGCCTTGCCAGATAAAGAGTCTAGAAGTTTGCATTGCTAGATTTTAGACTTAACGGGAAAAGTCAGATTTAATGATGCGAGTCATCTCCCTAATAAAATCATTACCCATGATAATTGTCTTTTGCCAAGATAAAAACGCTGCCTTCACTACCGCGTCCGATGCGGAGATCTTCGTCTAAGTAGGTGATTTCTAACCAGCCCAGAGATTCTCGTTGGGGTAGGCCAAAATCCACTGCTAAAAAGCGTTTTTCCAGTTCTAGATCCTGAATCAGTTGATTGGGATTTTTATAGCCGATAATTTTTTGTAACCCGACGATGGTGCGTTCAAACTTGACTTCAACTCGACGTTCAGAAACCGGCACGAAGCTGGCCACTACCACCACCAAACTATCCAGAAAAGGTAGGCCAACAAATTCAGCGATATTGTAGAGTTTAGATTCCGTTGTCCGAATACATTGATAAATTTCCCCCAGGTCGATCAGGGGAAAGCGATCCAAGCCTAACAGATTGCGACTAGTCGTATAAAGTAATCGCCAGTTGCCATCTAATAGAGATTGATTATTTAGGGGCTGGGCATTGGGATTGAGATCTTCCAAATGCTCTACTGCTGTCAGAATATTGATCCGATCCATTTCTGTCGCCCGTAAGCCTCGATTTCTGCCCGCGATCGCTTCGAGGAGTTTTGTTTTTTCCTGCATAAGCAACAAGAACCCGTATAAATAAAATATGAATAACGATGATCAAGCCCTATTATCCCATGTTCATCCACCCGATTGGATCAATCCTCCTCCTCAAAACTCCTACGATTTAGTTGTCCTTGGGGCCGGAACTGCCGGATTAGTGGTAGCTGCCGGAGCAGCCGGTCTAGGAATTGGTTTAAAAATTGCCCTAGTCGAAAAACACTGGCTGGGGGGAGATTGTCTCAATTTTGGCTGTGTTCCCTCTAAAGCCCTGATTCGGGCCGCTCGTGTCCTGGGGGAAATGCAGCGATCGCCGTCCCTGGGAATTACTTTGGCGACGGAACCTGAGATTCATTTTGCGGCGGTGATGGAACGAATGCAAAAAGTTCGTGCTGAGATGAGTCACCAGGATTCAGCCTCTCGTTTTCAAAATCTAGGTGTGGATGTGTTTTTCGGCTCGGCCCATTTTTTAAATAATTCAGCAGATAATGCAGCGATCGCGGTGGGAGAGACGATTTTACCCTATAAAAAAGCCGTAATTGCAACGGGAGCGAGAGCCAAAGCACCAGACATTTTAGGATTAGCGGCGGCAGGCTTTCTGACCAATGAAACCGTTTTTTCCCTGACCCAATTACCCTCTCGTTTAGCCCTGATCGGAGGTGGCCCCATTGGTTGTGAATTAGCACAAACATTTCAGCGTTTAGGTTCCCAGGTAATTTTATTTCATAGCCAGGATCAGCTTTTAAACAAAGAAGATCAAGATGCGGGCCTGATCATCCAAACTATTTTTAGCCAAGTAGGAATACAATTACATTTGAATACTCAGATAGAACGAGTAGAAAAAATTGCCAACGGAAAGGTTATTTACTATCGTGA contains:
- a CDS encoding mercuric reductase, with the translated sequence MNNDDQALLSHVHPPDWINPPPQNSYDLVVLGAGTAGLVVAAGAAGLGIGLKIALVEKHWLGGDCLNFGCVPSKALIRAARVLGEMQRSPSLGITLATEPEIHFAAVMERMQKVRAEMSHQDSASRFQNLGVDVFFGSAHFLNNSADNAAIAVGETILPYKKAVIATGARAKAPDILGLAAAGFLTNETVFSLTQLPSRLALIGGGPIGCELAQTFQRLGSQVILFHSQDQLLNKEDQDAGLIIQTIFSQVGIQLHLNTQIERVEKIANGKVIYYRDQNQLKTITVDEILVGIGRVPNVEGLNLEAVGVESDQKIGVKVNDYLQTTNPKIYAAGDICLSQKFTHAADATARIVIKNMLFSPFNLGREKLSHLVIPRVTYTDPEIAQVGLSEAEAGQQKISIDIIKISLDIVDRAIIDGETEGFIKIILAKNSDRILGATIVARSGGELISEITTAIATKMGLSKLAKIIHPYPTQSEMIKKAADAYRRTKLTPRTQTFLKFLTKFS
- a CDS encoding PAP/fibrillin family protein, whose amino-acid sequence is MQEKTKLLEAIAGRNRGLRATEMDRINILTAVEHLEDLNPNAQPLNNQSLLDGNWRLLYTTSRNLLGLDRFPLIDLGEIYQCIRTTESKLYNIAEFVGLPFLDSLVVVVASFVPVSERRVEVKFERTIVGLQKIIGYKNPNQLIQDLELEKRFLAVDFGLPQRESLGWLEITYLDEDLRIGRGSEGSVFILAKDNYHG
- a CDS encoding IS4 family transposase, whose amino-acid sequence is MARQHPRRKGNPDLRRKTNQPGVEIPEITKELFELLEPTMFTPLKYLQGTHEKMMRDRVLNLPVMVALVLSIVYRQIAGISEAVRLLEEEGLLWVASLKVSKQAVSKRMMNVPAEIFAILLKGVLEKAAEKGKKLQVGEKWEKIREKFSAVWIADGSTLEQIRKNMKISKEEKSKLGGKIMMVVEAFTQRPVTLWYTENDKSNDKIWCEELAAKLPENGLILVDMGFFSFVWFDLLTEAKKFFLTRFRAGTSYKTKQVLSQGSHYRDEIIIMGNYRSNPCKHPVRLVSVLWGTIWYQYLTNVLSPEQLSAEEVCDLYRRRWTIEEAFLLTKRLLGLAYLWVGNKNGVQIQIICTLIFYTVLNQLVGEVAIALNQPKEKISVEMVFRSLYYVAKAIARGEKPDTVTYLAERAKLFGLVKAERKRHREKAALNQQIWEPIPLS